A DNA window from Ornithinimicrobium humiphilum contains the following coding sequences:
- a CDS encoding phosphatase domain-containing protein yields the protein MHPRAQQIIDLTDGWRTDAEAEAQVIEILRSAPPEELDDVLADLDVDDLIGDVDNHVWGPDNRTQLMTLLLRERRDALSLESLAVLLAALHVGPTPRTHQELITEVLLSRTGTAFHDLKYRLNSTRDHHDLEHLVFEEIDEDLRETLLEHFAEQAHVDPNSDLRVLCDIDDTVKCAIHDDRYPRGTIYPGVVELLQALDDGAAEKPNRAGDLTFVTARPGGPRGLVERYTRNDLSTLGLPPHSVMGGSILNLHTKARMADRKILNMDRDRQLFPECRMVFIGDSGQADAQVGAEMHRRDPDHIVATLLHNVTDLTREARAELAQDGVHAFDTYAGAAAHALRLGLIRAEQAQTVVEATRKGIAELELDAAQRERLERDLAADVEAVAALS from the coding sequence ATGCACCCCCGTGCCCAGCAGATCATCGACCTCACCGACGGCTGGCGCACCGACGCCGAGGCCGAGGCGCAGGTGATCGAGATCCTGCGCAGCGCCCCGCCGGAGGAGCTCGACGACGTGCTGGCCGACCTCGACGTGGACGACCTGATCGGGGACGTCGACAACCACGTGTGGGGGCCGGACAACCGGACCCAGCTCATGACCCTGCTGCTGCGCGAGCGCCGCGACGCCCTGTCGCTGGAGTCGCTCGCCGTGCTCCTCGCCGCGCTCCACGTCGGGCCGACGCCCCGCACGCACCAGGAGCTGATCACCGAGGTGCTGCTCAGCCGCACGGGCACGGCCTTCCACGACCTGAAGTACCGGTTGAACTCCACCCGCGACCACCACGACCTCGAGCACCTCGTCTTCGAGGAGATCGACGAGGACCTGCGTGAGACGCTGCTCGAGCACTTCGCGGAGCAGGCGCACGTCGACCCGAACTCCGACCTGCGGGTGCTGTGCGACATCGACGACACCGTCAAGTGCGCGATCCACGACGACCGTTACCCGCGGGGCACGATCTACCCCGGGGTGGTCGAGCTGCTGCAGGCCCTCGACGACGGTGCCGCCGAGAAGCCCAACCGGGCCGGCGACCTCACCTTCGTCACCGCCCGGCCGGGCGGCCCGCGGGGGCTCGTCGAGCGCTACACCCGCAACGACCTGTCCACCCTCGGGCTTCCACCGCACTCGGTGATGGGCGGCTCGATCCTCAACCTCCACACCAAGGCCCGGATGGCCGACCGCAAGATCCTCAACATGGACCGGGACCGGCAGCTCTTCCCCGAGTGCCGGATGGTGTTCATCGGGGACAGCGGCCAGGCGGACGCCCAGGTCGGCGCCGAGATGCACCGGCGCGACCCCGACCACATCGTGGCCACGCTGCTGCACAACGTCACCGACCTCACCCGCGAGGCCAGGGCCGAGCTCGCCCAGGACGGCGTGCACGCCTTCGACACCTATGCGGGTGCGGCCGCGCACGCGCTGCGGCTGGGGCTGATCCGCGCCGAGCAGGCGCAGACGGTCGTCGAGGCCACCCGGAAGGGGATCGCCGAGCTGGAGCTCGACGCGGCGCAGCGCGAGCGTCTCGAGCGCGACCTCGCCGCGGACGTGGAGGCGGTCGCCGCGCTGTCGTGA
- a CDS encoding diacylglycerol/lipid kinase family protein: MAPTPRVALVVNPVSRASATAVEAVTHASRDAGLGNPWILPTTVEQPGGAQARQAREAGVERVVVAGGDGTVRLVAGVLGERSPDDGDDARVGPARPTLGVVPTGTANLFARSALLPVADVRRAARLAVTGAGRPTDLGHARFEGPGGEAADHPFLVLAGLGHDAATLAAVRPSAKAGLRWLAYLLPGLGRLGSPGHALRLALDGEPVDAGPLWSLLAVNAARLPAGMRVVPGASLDDGELHTVLVSPRNLADWARIAATGTGRVAPHDHPALRYRSGRTLVVESPEPVLAQVDGDVVPDIVRARVTVLAGALNVAR, translated from the coding sequence GTGGCTCCGACGCCCCGCGTCGCGCTCGTCGTCAACCCTGTCTCGCGTGCGTCCGCAACGGCCGTCGAGGCGGTGACCCACGCGTCGCGCGACGCCGGGCTGGGGAATCCGTGGATCCTGCCCACCACCGTCGAGCAACCCGGCGGGGCCCAGGCCCGGCAGGCCCGGGAGGCCGGGGTCGAGCGCGTGGTGGTCGCCGGCGGTGACGGCACGGTGCGCCTGGTGGCGGGCGTTCTGGGGGAGCGGTCACCGGACGACGGTGACGACGCCCGGGTGGGTCCTGCCCGGCCAACGCTCGGCGTGGTGCCGACCGGCACCGCCAACCTCTTCGCCCGCAGCGCGCTGCTGCCCGTCGCGGACGTCCGCCGCGCAGCCCGGCTGGCCGTGACCGGCGCGGGGCGACCGACCGACCTGGGGCACGCCCGCTTCGAGGGGCCCGGGGGAGAAGCGGCCGACCATCCCTTCCTGGTCCTCGCGGGTCTCGGGCACGACGCGGCGACGCTCGCTGCGGTGCGACCGAGCGCCAAGGCGGGGCTGCGCTGGCTGGCCTACCTGCTGCCCGGTCTCGGACGGCTGGGGAGCCCCGGTCATGCGCTGCGCCTCGCCCTCGACGGGGAGCCGGTCGACGCCGGCCCCCTGTGGAGCCTGCTGGCCGTCAACGCGGCCCGGCTGCCGGCCGGGATGCGGGTGGTGCCGGGCGCCTCCCTCGACGACGGAGAGCTGCACACCGTACTCGTCTCGCCACGCAACCTGGCCGACTGGGCGCGCATCGCTGCGACCGGGACCGGGCGGGTGGCGCCGCACGACCACCCGGCGCTGCGCTACCGGTCGGGGCGGACGCTCGTGGTGGAGTCGCCCGAGCCGGTGCTCGCCCAGGTCGACGGCGACGTGGTCCCCGATATCGTGAGGGCCCGGGTCACCGTGCTCGCCGGCGCGCTAAACGTCGCCCGCTGA
- a CDS encoding OsmC family protein, producing the protein MAPKVSTGSTTWQGSLFEGFGTTRMETSGLGSFEMTWKGRTEDGERTTNPEELIGAAHSACFSMAFSNMLDKFGTPPTQLDTRADVSFVGGEGITGIHITVRGQVDGISAEDFQRIAEEAKAGCPVSQALAGTEITLTAELA; encoded by the coding sequence ATGGCACCGAAGGTGAGCACGGGGAGCACGACCTGGCAGGGCAGCCTGTTCGAGGGCTTTGGCACCACCCGCATGGAGACCTCGGGACTGGGCAGCTTCGAGATGACCTGGAAGGGCCGCACCGAGGACGGTGAGCGCACGACCAACCCCGAAGAGCTCATCGGCGCAGCGCACTCGGCCTGCTTCTCGATGGCCTTCTCCAACATGCTCGACAAGTTCGGCACCCCGCCGACCCAGCTCGACACCCGCGCCGACGTCTCGTTCGTCGGAGGCGAGGGCATCACCGGCATCCACATCACGGTCCGGGGCCAGGTCGACGGCATCAGCGCCGAGGACTTCCAGCGGATCGCCGAGGAGGCCAAGGCGGGTTGCCCGGTCTCCCAGGCGCTCGCCGGCACCGAGATCACGCTGACGGCCGAGCTCGCCTGA